The DNA region GCTGCGTACGCGATGAGCTGATGGGCCGGCCGGTTCACGATATGGATATCGCCACCTCGGCCAAACCGGAGGACGTGGTCGCGGTTTTTGAGCGCACGGTTCCGACGGGGATCGAGCACGGCACGGTTACGGTGCTGATGGATGACTATGCGTTCGAGGTGACGACGTTCCGCAAGGAGTCGCAATACGAGGACCATCGCCGGCCGGCATCGGTGGAGTTCGTGGACGCCGTTAACGAGGATTTGCTGCGCCGCGATTTTACGATGAACGCCATCGCCCGGGATATCGATGGGGCGCTTATCGATCCGTACGGAGGCCAAAGCGACATCAAACGCGGCTTGATCCGCTGCGTCGGCGCGGCCGAGGAGCGGTTCGAGGAGGACGCCCTGCGCATGCTGCGGGCGGTCCGCTTCGCTTCGGTGTTTGGCTTCCGCCCGGCCAAAAGCCTGTGGAAAGCGCTGCTGCGCGGCAAGGACAAGCTGTCCTACATCGCGATGGAGCGCGTGCGGACCGAGCTGGAGAAGGTCGTGCTCGGTCCGCGCCCGCTGCGCGGCCTGGCCTTGCTGGAGCGCAGCGGGCTGCTGCGGCATGTGAAGGCGGCGCTGCCGGAGGCCGTGGCGGGCGACGCGGAGCCGGAGCGGCAGAGCCAGGCGCGGCTGACGCGGCAGCTGCTTGCGGCCGCGCCGCGGCGGGAGCTGCTGACCGCGCTGCCGGAGCTGCCGCCGGAGCCGCAAGCGCTGCGCTGGTCGCTGCTGCTGCAGGCGCTTGGCACCGGCGGCGAAGACGTCATCCCGCTGATGAAACGGTGGACGTTTCCGAACAAGGCCGCCGAGGAGACGGCGGCGATCGTCCGCTTTGACGAGGCTTGGCGGCGGGCCGGGGCCGAGGAGCGCGATGCGGCGTCGCTTCGCCGCCGCTGGGTCGTCCTGCAGGTGACGCTCGGTCAAACGGCGGCTGCGTGTTGGCTAGGCCGGCAGGCTGCCGTATTGGCGGCTGCGCCTCTCTCCGAAGCGCAGCGGATAGCTGAACGGGAGCGGCTTGACCTCGCCCGGCGCTGGCATGGGGAAGTGCGGGCGCACGCCTTGTCCGAGCTGGCCGTCAGCGGCAAAGACGTGCTTGAGCTGACCGGTCAAAAAGGCGGCCCTTGGCTCGGCGAACTGATGAAGCAGCTTCTTTTATCGGTCGCCGCCGGGGAGGTACATAACGATAAACAAGCGTTGCTGGAGTACGTGAAAGCGGGGTTAGACGTAGCATGGAAGCAAACCGATTGATCGACATGCTCCTGGAGCATCCGGGGCAATATATATCCGGAGAGGAGATCAGCCGCCGCCTTGCGATCAGCCGGACGGCGGTATGGAAGCAGATCGCCAAGCTGCGCGATGAGGGGTATGAGTTTGAATCCGCCCCGCGGCGCGGTTACCGGCTTATTCGCAAGCCCGACAAAATTGCCCATTCCGCCTTGGCGCGGGCGCTTGAGGGCCGCGCTCTGTTCGGGCGGCAAATCCGGCTGCTCGAACGGACGGTCTCCACGCAGGCGGAGGTTCGGGAGCTGGCCGAGGCCGGGGCTCCGTCCGGCACCCTGGTCGTCGCAGAGGAGCAGACGGGCGGCCGCGGCCGTCAGGGCCGGGCGTGGTATTCGCCGCCGGGCAAAGGCGTGTGGATGAGCCTGCTGCTTCGCCCGGACCGGCAGCCGCTGTCCTTTGCGCCGCAGCTCACGCTGCTGATTGCGGTGGCCGTATGCCGCGCCGTGCGCCGGGCCGCCGGCGTCGATGCGGGGATCAAATGGCCCAACGATCTGCTTGTGCACGGCCGCAAGCTTTGCGGCATCCTCGTCGAATCGGTCGGCGAGGACGAGCTGATCCGCTACGCCATCGCCGGTATTGGGATCGACGTCAATCTGGAGGCCGAAGATATCCCTGAAGAGCTTCAGGACGTCGCGACGTCACTGTACATTGAAAGCGGCCGCCGCATCGACCGGGCCGAGCTGATCGGGATGGTGCTGGCGGAGCTGGAACAGCTGTATGAGCTATACATTCAAGAGGGCTTTGCGCCGATCGGCCATCTGTGGGAAGCTTTATCGGTTACCCTGGGCCAGCGGGTCACGGTCAAAACGCCCGCCGGAGACGTCAGCGGGCTGGCTACGGCTCTCGATCCTTCCGGGGCGCTGGTGCTGGCCGAAGATGACGGAAACATGCGCACTATTTTTTCCGGCGAAGTGCAAATTGGCGGATGAAAAACGTGACGCAATTTGTTATACTGTGCTCAGGAGGCGGTATCGGCACACGTTCGAACTGCACTCCCCAGCAGCTGTAGGTTAATGTGATGAAGCCTGCGTTGGATTCTGCTCTGAGCCGAAGAGGACCGAGACAGAAGGAACGAAGCAAGTGACTCCTTCTATGCATTCGGACCTTTTTAGTGCCAAACTAAAAGGTTTTTTTGTCGTGCGCGTTTTTTCGTTGTACAAAGGTACGCGGGTACGCGAATGGACGCGGCGCGGCAGGCCAAACCGAAGGAGATGGGAAAATTGGCTGGAAAACAAGCATTAAACATCGTGAAATTGAAAAAAATGAAGCAGGACGGTACGCCGATTGCGATGATTACCGCCTACGATTATCCGTCGGCGCAATTGGCGGAAGAGGCCGGCGCGGATATGCTGCTCGTCGGCGATTCGCTCGGCAATGTGGTGCTGGGTTACGATACGACGATTCCGGTGACGCTGGACGATATGGTCCATCACAGCCGCGCGGTGGCTCGGGGGGCGCAGCATACGTTTATCGTGACGGATATGCCGTTTATGACGTATCACGGCAGCGTTGAAGAGACGCTGAAGAACGTCCGCCGCCTGATGCAGGAAGGGCATGCGCACGCGGTCAAGATGGAAGGAGGGGCGGAAATCGCCCTGGCCGTCCAGGCGATCGTGCAGGCCGGGGTGCCGGTGCTGGGCCATATCGGGCTCACGCCGCAGTCGGTCAACCAAATCGGCGGCTACCGCATCCAGGGCAAAGATGCGCAGGACGCCCGGCGCCTGCTGGAGGACGCCAAGGCGCTGGAGCGCGCGGGGGCGTTTGGGATCGTGCTGGAGCTGGTCACCGAGGAGGTGGCGGAGGCGATTTCCAAGGAGCTTTCCATTCCCACGATCGGCATCGGCGCCGGCCGCGGCTGCGACGGCCAGGTGCTCGTGTTTCACGATGTTCTTAAATATACCCCGGATTACCGGGACAAACGTTTCGTCAAAACGTATGCCGACATCGGAACGCAAATCCGCAGCGGCATTTCGGAATACGTACGCGAGGTCAAAACCCGCGCTTTCCCGGCTCAGGAGCATGTGTTCGCCGCGGAAGACGGCGTGCTTGAGACGTTGTACGGCAAAGGAAAGGTGGAAACAAAAGCATGAAGACCTTTACGGAAATCCGGGCGCTTCGGGAGCATTTGCAGGCGGAGCGTTTTGCCGCGGCGGGGAAAGGGGAGGACCTGCGGGTTGGACTCGTCCCGACGATGGGCTACTTGCATGAAGGCCATGCCAGCTTGCTGCGCAAAGCGCGCGGCGAGAATGACCTCGTCGTGCTGAGCGTGTTCGTCAATCCGATCCAGTTCGGACCAAACGAAGATTTTGAACGGTATCCGCGCGATGCGGAAAAGGATTTGGCGCTCGCCGAACGGGAAGGCGTCGATGCTGTATTTATGCCGAGCGTAGAGGAAATGTATCCCCGCCCGACCTGGACCAAGGTCAAAGTCGCGGAGCTGACGGAACGCCTCTGCGGCGCTTCGCGGCCGGGGCATTTCGACGGCGTGACGACCGTCGTGAGCAAGCTGTTTCACATCGTGCAGCCGGCCCGCGCCTATTTCGGGCAAAAGGACGCCCAGCAGGTGGCCGTGATCGCCCAGATGACGGAGGATTTGAATTTTGACGTGGAGATCGTTCCGTGCCCGATCGTACGGGAGGCGGACGGCCTCGCGCTCAGTTCGCGCAACGTATATTTGAGCCCCGAGGAGCGCAAGGCGGCGCTCGTGCTGTCCAGAAGCCTTCTTCAGGCGCGGGAGAAAGCGCAAGCGGGCGGGGCGGTCACAGCCGGCGAAATCCGCGCGGATCTGACCCGGAGCATTGGCGGTGAACCGCTGGCCGATATCGATTACGTGGAGATCGCCGATTTTCCGGGACTGTCTCCGCTCGCCGACACTGAACGCCTTGACGATGCCGGCCGCGGCGCCGACGCGCTTATCGCGGTGGCCGTGAAGTTCGGCACGACGCGACTGATCGATAACGTGATTTTGACCAAAAAGGGGATGGCCTAATTGTTCAGAACGATGATGAAATCAAAAATCCACCGCGCGACCGTGACCGAAGCGAATTTGAACTATGTCGGCAGCATTACGATCGATGAAGAGCTGATGGAGGCCGCCGATATTCTGGAGAACGAAAAAGTGCAGATCGTCAACAACAACAACGGCGCGCGCCTGGAAACGTACGTGATTCCGGGACCGCGCGGCAGCGGCGTCATCTGCCTGAACGGCGCGGCCGCGCGGCTCGTGCAGCCCGGCGACAACGTCATTATCATTTCCTACGCGGCGATGTCTCCCGAGGAAGTGCGCAGCCACCAGCCGACCGTCGTTTTCGTGGACGAAAGCAACCGGCCCGTGGAAAAAGCCCATCAGGAGCTGCACGCGGCCATTCGTTAAATAAACCCGTACCGCGCGCCTGAATTTCGCCGCCAATCGGAAGCAAATATATGCAATTGACGCTTGCGGGAATGAAAAGCCCGCCCGAAACAAAAAATGATCTTAAGGCTCGGACTGATTTCATTTTCGTTAAGGGTGGGATGCGAATGATGTTT from Paenibacillus macerans includes:
- a CDS encoding CCA tRNA nucleotidyltransferase: MNRWTQVDPLMVNQGEMVLHTLLERGFQAFFVGGCVRDELMGRPVHDMDIATSAKPEDVVAVFERTVPTGIEHGTVTVLMDDYAFEVTTFRKESQYEDHRRPASVEFVDAVNEDLLRRDFTMNAIARDIDGALIDPYGGQSDIKRGLIRCVGAAEERFEEDALRMLRAVRFASVFGFRPAKSLWKALLRGKDKLSYIAMERVRTELEKVVLGPRPLRGLALLERSGLLRHVKAALPEAVAGDAEPERQSQARLTRQLLAAAPRRELLTALPELPPEPQALRWSLLLQALGTGGEDVIPLMKRWTFPNKAAEETAAIVRFDEAWRRAGAEERDAASLRRRWVVLQVTLGQTAAACWLGRQAAVLAAAPLSEAQRIAERERLDLARRWHGEVRAHALSELAVSGKDVLELTGQKGGPWLGELMKQLLLSVAAGEVHNDKQALLEYVKAGLDVAWKQTD
- a CDS encoding biotin--[acetyl-CoA-carboxylase] ligase, yielding MEANRLIDMLLEHPGQYISGEEISRRLAISRTAVWKQIAKLRDEGYEFESAPRRGYRLIRKPDKIAHSALARALEGRALFGRQIRLLERTVSTQAEVRELAEAGAPSGTLVVAEEQTGGRGRQGRAWYSPPGKGVWMSLLLRPDRQPLSFAPQLTLLIAVAVCRAVRRAAGVDAGIKWPNDLLVHGRKLCGILVESVGEDELIRYAIAGIGIDVNLEAEDIPEELQDVATSLYIESGRRIDRAELIGMVLAELEQLYELYIQEGFAPIGHLWEALSVTLGQRVTVKTPAGDVSGLATALDPSGALVLAEDDGNMRTIFSGEVQIGG
- the panB gene encoding 3-methyl-2-oxobutanoate hydroxymethyltransferase; the protein is MAGKQALNIVKLKKMKQDGTPIAMITAYDYPSAQLAEEAGADMLLVGDSLGNVVLGYDTTIPVTLDDMVHHSRAVARGAQHTFIVTDMPFMTYHGSVEETLKNVRRLMQEGHAHAVKMEGGAEIALAVQAIVQAGVPVLGHIGLTPQSVNQIGGYRIQGKDAQDARRLLEDAKALERAGAFGIVLELVTEEVAEAISKELSIPTIGIGAGRGCDGQVLVFHDVLKYTPDYRDKRFVKTYADIGTQIRSGISEYVREVKTRAFPAQEHVFAAEDGVLETLYGKGKVETKA
- the panC gene encoding pantoate--beta-alanine ligase; amino-acid sequence: MKTFTEIRALREHLQAERFAAAGKGEDLRVGLVPTMGYLHEGHASLLRKARGENDLVVLSVFVNPIQFGPNEDFERYPRDAEKDLALAEREGVDAVFMPSVEEMYPRPTWTKVKVAELTERLCGASRPGHFDGVTTVVSKLFHIVQPARAYFGQKDAQQVAVIAQMTEDLNFDVEIVPCPIVREADGLALSSRNVYLSPEERKAALVLSRSLLQAREKAQAGGAVTAGEIRADLTRSIGGEPLADIDYVEIADFPGLSPLADTERLDDAGRGADALIAVAVKFGTTRLIDNVILTKKGMA
- the panD gene encoding aspartate 1-decarboxylase; translated protein: MFRTMMKSKIHRATVTEANLNYVGSITIDEELMEAADILENEKVQIVNNNNGARLETYVIPGPRGSGVICLNGAAARLVQPGDNVIIISYAAMSPEEVRSHQPTVVFVDESNRPVEKAHQELHAAIR